In the Oscillospiraceae bacterium genome, CGGCCTCGTCCGGGCGGATGAGGTGAGCAGCGCACTTCTGACCCTTAAGTGCCTCGTAATGCTCCGGGCGGGTCAGACGGCGGCCCAATCCCGGGCTGCCGACTTCGAGGTAGTAGCTCTGCTCAATGGGGTCTGCCTCGTCCAGCAGCGGATCGATCGCGCGGGAAACGGCCTCGCAGGTGTCGGTGTCCAGCGGCTCGTCGCGGTCGATCAGGATGCGCAGGAACCAGTCTGGGCCTTCCTTCTCAAAGCGGACATCCCACAGGCGAAGGCCCATGCCTTCGACAACGGGACGTGCCAGGGCTTCGACCGTTTTGACGGCGCCGCCGCTGTTTTGCTGTTTTGCCATGAAATTTGCTCCCATCATAAAAAGAAAGCGGACCTTGCGGCCCACTTTCCAATAAAATCATCATCGAACAATAAGAATATACCACACCCGCGCACAAAATGCAACCCCCACACGGCAAAAAAGCCCATCCTGCGCCCATTAGGCCGCACATATTTTGCGCAGTTTGCGTTTTGGCGGGGATGCGGTATGGTTTTGCGGGTCACTCGCCCTGCTGCAGCCAATCCACTGTGCTCAACGGTGGCAGCACAGTTTCCGGGTCGACCGGGCTGCCATCCTGCAAAATTTGGATGCGGAGGGTGGCGGATTCATTAACTGTAGTAAGTGAGAGCACACTGGTACCATAAATATAAGTGCCTATATTTTCTGAAGGATAAGCGGAAAGGTTGCCATAGCGCACGGTGGTTGTGACGCTATGCTCAATATCAATATATTTCCCAAAAGTGGAATCCTCGCCTTTGGAAGCAAGACGACCTTCACCAAGGGTATTTTGCGTGTTGGATGTGTAGGATGCATCGTTGCAAGCGTACTTTATGTCAATCCATGGTTCTGAGTAACTATAGGAATGAACCAACGCGGCAGAACAATGATAAAAAGGCTTGATATTGTCCCAACTAAGGGTGGGGTCTGTTGGGGCAAAATAAGCAATTAGCCCAGAATCATCCGTATAGGTAATAGTTCGGGATGGGGTGGTGACGTCGTCATCCCATTTGACGAACGACCAGCCAGGTTCAGCAACGGCAGTGAGCGAAAGCTGACCGTCCTCGTTCATAAGAAAGCTGATGTGTTTGAGCTTGCTTGAATCTTTTTCCCAAAAAGATTGGTCATCAATGACGGCTTTCTCAACATCGTCAATCTCAAGGTGACCGCATACGCTGTCATAATCAAAGAAGTTGTAGTAATTATAAATAGAAGCACGCAAGTTTTTCGTGATGCCTGGTACGCTGGAAATGCCATCTTTTCCATCAACGCCATCCCGGCCATCCTTGCCATCAATGCCGTCTTTGCCATCCTTGCCGTCCACACCATTGCGACCGTCTTTGCCATCGACGCCGTCCCGGCCGTCCTTGCCATCAACGCCATCTTTGCCGTTCAGGCCGTCCTTACCATCGACGCCATCTTTGCCATCGGCACCGTTCTTGCCGTCAACGCCGTTTTTACCATTGGTGCCATTCTGGCCGTTGGCACCGTCTTTACCGTTTGCACCATCGGTGCCGTTCTGGCCATTGATGCCATTCGTGCCGGGGTCTCCCTTATCGCCCTTGGCACCCTGCGGGCCGATCTCGCCGCGTTCGCCCTTTTCGCCGGGGTCGCCTTTATCCCCTTTTTCGCCTTTCAGCTCTTCGGTGGAGATCAGGTTTTCCCAATCAGTACCATTATAATATTGAATATAGCCGTCCTGTACACGCATTTCGATCTGCGCGGCTGTGCTGGTATCGGCAGCGGCGCAGCCGGTCAGAGCCAGCGCCAATGCCGCGGCAGCCAGACGGAACGTTCTCTTTTTCATACAACATATCCCCTTGCAATAAAATCGACAAATATCGACATCCTTATTATACAGAGAAACAAGACAGAGAGTCAAATAAAAAAGTGCTGCAACAGCGTGCAGCACTTACAAAGTTTACGATTAAAATTTAGTTAAAATGCCCATTCACCGTTTACAAAGATGGTGACTTCCTGGCCGTCTTTGGTGGTACCGGTGATGTGGGTGTCGGGGGCACCAATCATCACGTCCTCGTGGATGGCGGAGTCGTTCAGGCCCTTTTCCATCAGCTGGGCACGGGTCATGGCGCTTCCGCCCTTGATGTTGGTGGGGTAGCCTGCGCCAAAGGCAATGTGGCAGGCGGCGTTCTCGTCAAACAGCGTGTTGAAGAACAGCACACCGCTGCGGTTGATGGGGCTGGAGGCGGGCACGAAGGCCACCTCTCCGATGCGGTTGGAGTTCTCATCGGTGGAGAGCAGCTCGGCCAGCAGGCTGGCGTTCTTCTCGGCACCATGCTCAACGACCTTGCCGTCCTTAAAGGTGACGTGCCAGCCCTCAATCAGCTGGCCGTTGTACACGTAAGGCTTGGTGCCGTAGACCGTGCCGTTGACCCGCTCGCGGTGGGGTGCGCAGAACACTTCCTCGGTGGGCACATTGGCGATGAACTCAATACCGCCGTCTGTCTTGCTGGAAGCACCCTCCCAGGTGGCGTCGTCGGCCAGGCCGACGGTCAGGTCGGTGCCGTTGGAACTGACGATGTGCACATGGTCCAGGTTCCAGGCATTCAGCTGGTCGCGGCGGGCTTTGGTCTTGGCAACATGCTCCTGCCAGGCAGTGACGGGGTCGCCGGTGGAAACGCGGCAGACGTCAAAAATGACCTGCCACAGCTTCTCGACGGCTTCCTCCACCGGCAGCTCAGGGAAGACTTTCGCGGCCCAACTCGGGGCGGGCACGGCGGCCACGCACCACTGCACGCGGTCGTTCATCGTGTACTCCTGCCAGGGCTTGAGGAAGGTGCGGCGGGTCAGGCTGACACGATTCAGCTTGCCGGCATCCAGCCCGGCCAGGGCCTCGGGATCCTCGGCATGGATGGCCAGTGTGCAGCAGCCGTCCGGGTCCTCGGCATAGTCGAGGTAGCTGCGCAGCTCGTAGGGCTTCATGGCGGTCAGATCTTTTTCGTCGGCCATTTCCATGTTCAAGCGGGTCAGCTTGTCGTCCTCCCAGCGGACAACGACGGTCTTGGCACCCGCCTCATAACCGGCGCGGACGCAGGCATGGGCGAAGTCCGGCATCGTGACCGGGCAGCGCACGATAAAATTTTGCCGCGGGCGCACATTGACGCCCACCTTAACGATAAAGTCGGCATACAGCTGCAGAAAGTGCTGGTTCATGGGAGAGGCTCCTTTACAATAATGAATGATATAGTTGCCGTTGATCTGTAGGGGCAGATGCTTGCATCCGCCCGCGTACTCTACAAAAACAGGCCGCCCGGCTGGGCAGCCTGTGGGGGAAAACTTATTTGCCAACCATCATGTCAGCGGCTTTGTACAGGTCACCGCAGCTCATGCAGACGACCAGGTCGCCCTTGTGGGCGTTCTTTTTCACCGACTCGGCGGCGGATTCCAGCCCGTCGACCACGATGCTGCCGGGAATCTTGGCGGCCAGATCCTCGCTCTTCACGCTGCCGTCATCCTTCTCGCGGCTGCCCATGATCGGCAGCAGCACCACCTGATCGGCCACACTCAGAACCTTGGCAAAGTCATCCATCAGCATCTTGGTGCGGCTGTAGGTGAACGGCTGGTGCACGGCGATCACGCGCTCATAGCCCATCTCCTTGGCGGTGGCCAGGGTGGCGGCCAGCTCGGTAGGATGGTGGGCGTAGTCGTCCACGATGACCGCACCGTTGCACTCGCCCTTGATCTCAAAGCGGCGGCCGGTGCCGTGGAATTCAGCAGCAGCGCGCACGGCATCCTCGGGCTTCAGGTGCAGGGGGCGCACGCA is a window encoding:
- a CDS encoding ribosome maturation factor RimP, with the protein product MAKQQNSGGAVKTVEALARPVVEGMGLRLWDVRFEKEGPDWFLRILIDRDEPLDTDTCEAVSRAIDPLLDEADPIEQSYYLEVGSPGLGRRLTRPEHYEALKGQKCAAHLIRPDEAGRRDIEGILQGLDADGNATLVNGEETYTFPVKMAGYVKLCDDENLFD
- a CDS encoding aminopeptidase — its product is MNQHFLQLYADFIVKVGVNVRPRQNFIVRCPVTMPDFAHACVRAGYEAGAKTVVVRWEDDKLTRLNMEMADEKDLTAMKPYELRSYLDYAEDPDGCCTLAIHAEDPEALAGLDAGKLNRVSLTRRTFLKPWQEYTMNDRVQWCVAAVPAPSWAAKVFPELPVEEAVEKLWQVIFDVCRVSTGDPVTAWQEHVAKTKARRDQLNAWNLDHVHIVSSNGTDLTVGLADDATWEGASSKTDGGIEFIANVPTEEVFCAPHRERVNGTVYGTKPYVYNGQLIEGWHVTFKDGKVVEHGAEKNASLLAELLSTDENSNRIGEVAFVPASSPINRSGVLFFNTLFDENAACHIAFGAGYPTNIKGGSAMTRAQLMEKGLNDSAIHEDVMIGAPDTHITGTTKDGQEVTIFVNGEWAF